A portion of the Manduca sexta isolate Smith_Timp_Sample1 chromosome 20, JHU_Msex_v1.0, whole genome shotgun sequence genome contains these proteins:
- the LOC115446090 gene encoding U1 small nuclear ribonucleoprotein C: protein MPKYYCDYCDTYLTHDSPSVRKTHCTGRKHKDNVKFYYQKWMEEQAQHLIDATTAAFKAGKIAQNPFGTKGAAIPPPWDPSVMGPGGPRPPVPAPGGPPGMIPPPTMGPGGPMAPPMMMGPHGPMPPMMGMRPPMMGPIMGPMGPMGPMGQMRPPLMNGPPMNK from the coding sequence ATGCCTAAGTATTATTGTGATTACTGTGATACTTACTTGACGCATGATTCACCAAGCGTGAGAAAAACACATTGTACTGGAAGAAAACATAAAGATAATGTTAAATTCTACTATCAGAAGTGGATGGAAGAACAAGCCCAGCATCTTATCGACGCTACAACAGCAGCGTTTAAAGCTGGAAAGATTGCTCAAAATCCATTTGGTACCAAAGGAGCAGCAATACCTCCGCCATGGGATCCTTCTGTAATGGGACCCGGTGGACCTAGACCTCCAGTGCCAGCACCGGGTGGTCCTCCTGGCATGATACCGCCACCAACTATGGGTCCCGGCGGGCCAATGGCTCCTCCTATGATGATGGGACCACATGGTCCTATGCCACCTATGATGGGAATGAGGCCACCAATGATGGGGCCTATTATGGGACCTATGGGCCCCATGGGACCGATGGGCCAGATGCGCCCACCGCTAATGAATGGACCGCCTATGAACAAATAG
- the LOC115446299 gene encoding uncharacterized protein LOC115446299 translates to MPFVQRVVEPKFLSRTSLRDEEGKPKITDEELQAVTNCTLSNALRQLASLVLLAEDIFSELTAQLQEITERSKTAQTKIEKINEIVEKYDPKKVPVPEGSLSDFALRKVQYTASNPVKKGLFTPDTRPPSLRKLYEKATTDRLSASILEQLRRDSQHSPYLLCTPVLSTRRRRVYHKIDVEIETRIPSVVEQLRKWTSKEAVGEVTALPDASMRIASSVTLTPDELSECGSGDEEPIDHKLPSPEEQLRVIASKFPPEVVAIDTSGKFFDRMCSSRKSLHIENGPGETDTVKRRTRTRKPRGKRRNTISGTDQKELREAIAGDTSNAVASEEIEDNNTVMRSRSSDLLKKSPIDPVIKKGHFNSLKQWGKNRFKIIARSPSASRDSFKDSKAEKSKDSISPIKQDENQVQETVTIRKKREGSEDRRSHQRCASYSSSEKSIGVPTSVPATATINSGVKLRGTSVQRRLRRSGIGKDEPHSSSGNWSASSESGRTSIGSEITTTTVPPKSTTSAATSNNSLNAHHGPPSSIISRRRFLNTSGSGSVTSEGTLTPDIINDMHEDLETSSEFSCDTEGYYTSFHMDSGLKTLKEEDVIPSTPMHTSNALSNSSNSQTLTAENEYELFGKGSTSTTTSSAGTVCTTLMAAGSDRSLVIGPTVPERKSSLTKMNRNRNNNVHSGNASIDRNITSSFTSSPFSKVRYNSLRPYSDKKPTNHATSEINEIVPTITITKNVGSEITAVADVHTETELESAKKSTGTNSPDSGHNTSSSPIEDSVSSAHGKNSLSEQDYSESSDLEGTERIERIRYKTTINSSRIPSMCVITPTNSDDESEISNKDTETIQKLNNEKTHASQIVKSASRPKLDLPVEEKHKETKVPSEGTKTTSKLTNHMNAKTRQPFNNLMCKLKGVLPNKLSNKKSPVTKEPDFCDDFYDTGDYVTIADVKNNNQKLSLNSGIYGNNDIVKKNLQTVLSGKLPETEYVSLNELPNYLNDGKDYLEHAFENKPSTAMEEIQRKGAKVTLDSQGQVIYSSDTLKRRKGAHTTFEPGPFVQEISPTTTVIQRETADIVKVIDETDFPYEPVPPSSKPTSPQLGKMIIKAPIEPDGPITTEFVTLPPPKPSTIITATPVTETPVTNIQQPPKTTKPEHDLPRIVDAITRTGAYVHIHDAEGVSLSPTKDDSADYRHSSADKPYLNAPQSLVQDKGPIVDLNAINPTLHRYHTAHLRGRHGVINYDNSNGNVQNEQKFWTLPKRSAESISTRPWSEKASSDRTNTSTEIHIIPERSQKPKDQLIKASPIDIRTTGTFKSSTPSNKENIADLSCKMLSPVKSSMTNDELYAVIHKSKKKLNIRETPERAESPALSTISLSPVNSESSLYIKGTQRYPETGYLGDPRTRMSWSPADKQSYPITPGYGFGTQKQETTCADRYGPIAQTSRLDFKKLLLQHSVKLNTLQPQNKSTKLSAVEQLKLSKEKPQNQSIQIANRSQINILDLSGSPKTYTSRKVMKPNVQPASPGRSGALIKDHKNAPKILLSPKSQWRFSSPRSDVLSTPIPEAYNEDENSNSSGERNDISVTSPPPKTVPIVTNQHFGARRNLIPINESNLEMLNEFPESVDQGVFPLNSDFNKSHGLSRTEIMQAKRAEFFNSPPDQSPPKLTSFKSPSSGPSNVRSKISPEKGKVSPTTLETAL, encoded by the exons CGGAAGGAAGCCTGTCAGACTTTGCTCTCCGCAAAGTCCAATACACGGCAAGCAATCCAGTAAAAAAGGGCCTGTTCACACCTGACACGAG ACCACCAAGTTTACGCAAGCTTTATGAGAAGGCGACGACCGACCGACTCTCCGCGTCCATATTGGAACAGCTTCGAAGAGATTCCCAACATTCACCATACCTGTTATGCACACCTGTGCTGAGCACCAGGCGGCGAAGGGTCTATCATAAGATCGACGTCGAAATCGAGACTCGTATT CCATCGGTAGTAGAACAGCTCCGAAAATGGACGTCGAAAGAGGCAGTGGGAGAAGTGACGGCGCTACCCGACGCATCTATGAGGATAGCTAGCAGCGTTACTCTAACGCCAGACGAGCTATCAGAATGCGGCTCGGGTGATGAAGAGCCGATCGATCACAAACTGCCCAGCCCCGAGGAACAACTTCGAGTCATCGCTTCCAA ATTTCCTCCGGAAGTCGTTGCGATCGACACATCTGGCAAGTTCTTCGATAGAATGTGCAGTTCACGGAAGTCGCTCCACATAGAGAACGGACCTGGTGAGACGGACACCGTGAAGCGACGGACACGCACTAGAAAACCTCGGGGTAAAAGACGAAACACCATTTCGGGCACTGATCAGAAAGAGCTTAGAGAGGCTATAGCTGG CGATACATCAAATGCTGTGGCTTCTGAAGAAATTGAAGATAACAACACTGTTATGAGATCGCGCTCTAGCGACTTGCTTAAGAAAAGTCCAATTGACCCTGTGATCAAGAAGGGACACTTCAATTCATTGAAACAATGGGggaaaaatagatttaaaattatcgcTAGATCACCCAGTGCCAGTAGGGATAGCTTTAAAGACTCTAAAGCGGAAAAATCTAAAGATTCTATTTCGCCTATTAAACAAGATGAAAACCAGGTTCAGGAAACCGTCACAATACGCAAAAAACGAGAAGGTAGTGAAGACCGAAGGTCACATCAAAGATGCGCTTCTTACTCATCTTCAGAAAAGAGTATAGGAGTTCCTACCAGCGTACCTGCCACAGCAACTATAAATAGCGGGGTGAAACTTAGAGGGACATCTGTCCAACGGAGACTAAGAAGGTCCGGCATTGGTAAGGATGAGCCGCACTCTTCAAGCGGTAATTGGTCAGCAAGTTCAGAATCTGGACGCACTAGTATAGGTTCTGAAATAACTACCACTACCGTACCGCCTAAAAGTACCACATCTGCAGCAACATCTAACAATTCACTCAATGCACACCATGGGCCACCGAGCTCCATCATTAGTCGAAGACGATTCCTCAATACGTCTGGTTCTGGCAGCGTAACTAGCGAAGGTACCCTCACGCCCGATATAATAAACGACATGCACGAAGATTTAGAAACCAGCTCTGAATTTTCTTGTGATACAGAAGGATATTACACATCATTCCATATGGACTCTGGTTTAAAGACCTTAAAGGAAGAGGACGTTATTCCTAGTACTCCAATGCATACGAGTAATGCTCTATCCAATTCGTCCAATAGCCAAACTTTAACTGCGGAGAATGAATACGAACTATTTGGCAAAGGTTCAACTAGTACAACTACTAGTTCTGCCGGAACTGTTTGCACGACATTAATGGCAGCCGGCAGTGATAGATCTTTAGTAATAGGGCCTACCGTTCCTGAAAGAAAGAGTTCTTTGACAAAAATGAATAGAAATCGAAATAATAACGTACATAGCGGGAATGCTAGCATAGATAGAAATATAACATCCTCTTTTACAAGTTCTCCGTTCAGTAAAGTAAGGTATAACTCTCTTCGGCCATATTCAGATAAAAAACCTACTAATCATGCGACTTCTGAAATAAACGAAATAGTTCCAACAATTACCATAACGAAAAACGTTGGCAGTGAAATAACAGCTGTTGCTGACGTTCATACGGAGACTGAACTTGAAAGTGCAAAGAAAAGTACAGGAACCAATTCTCCAGATTCCGGGCATAACACGTCTAGTTCACCTATCGAAGATTCGGTGTCTAGTGCCCACGGAAAGAATAGCCTCTCGGAACAGGATTATTCTGAATCATCCGATCTAGAAGGTACTGAAAGAATTGAAAGGATAAGGTacaaaactacaataaataGCTCGAGAATCCCGTCCATGTGCGTTATAACGCCAACTAATTCAGATGATGAAAGCGAAATTAGTAATAAAGATACTGAAACTatacaaaaactaaataatgaaaaaactcACGCAAGTCAAATTGTAAAATCAGCCAGTAGACCTAAATTAGACTTACCTGTTGaagaaaaacataaagaaaCTAAAGTACCAAGTGAAGGTACTAAGACAACTAGTAAATTAACAAATCATATGAACGCGAAGACTAGACaaccatttaataatttaatgtgtaAATTAAAAGGTGTTCTTCCAAACAAGTTATCCAATAAAAAATCACCAGTTACTAAAGAACCTGATTTTTGTGACGATTTTTATGACACGGGTGACTACGTGACGATAGccgatgttaaaaataataatcaaaaactaAGTCTTAATAGTGGTATTTATGGCAATAATGATATTGTCAAAAAGAATTTACAAACGGTGCTCTCGGGTAAACTTCCTGAAACAGAATATGTATCACTCAACGAGTTGCCCAATTATTTGAATGATGGCAAAGACTACTTAGAGCATGCTTTCGAAAACAAACCATCGACAGCAATGGAAGAAATTCAAAGGAAAGGCGCAAAAGTCACTTTGGATTCGCAAGGGCAAGTAATATACTCTTCAGATACATTGAAGCGTAGAAAAGGAGCACACACTACATTCGAACCTGGTCCTTTCGTACAGGAAATTAGTCCAACTACTACTGTTATTCAGAGGGAAACAGCGGATATTGTTAAAGTTATAGATGAAACCGATTTCCCTTATGAACCAGTGCCGCCTTCAAGTAAACCTACATCACCGCAATTAGGGAAAATGATTATTAAAGCACCAATTGAGCCCGACGGTCCTATTACTACAGAATTCGTTACTCTACCGCCACCTAAACCCAGTACAATTATAACTGCTACACCAGTCACTGAAACACCAGTCACCAACATTCAGCAACCACCTAAAACCACTAAACCAGAACACGATTTACCGCGAATAGTAGACGCAATTACAAGAACTGGGGCGTATGTACATATACATGATGCAGAGGGTGTCAGCCTATCTCCGACGAAAGACGATTCAGCAG ACTATCGACATTCCAGTGCTGACAAACCCTATTTGAATGCACCGCAAAGCCTAGTTCAAGATAAGGGACCAATTGTCGACTTGAATGCGATTAACCCAACGCTGCATCGATACCACACTGCTCACCTACGCGGCAGACATGGcgttattaattatgataattcAAATGGCAATGTACAAAACGAACAGAAATTCTGGACACTACCAAAGCGCTCTGCAGAATCTATTTCCACTCGACCTTGGTCTGAAAAGGCGAGCAGTGATCGGACAAACACTAGTACAGAAATACATATAATACCAGAAAGGTCACAAAAACCAAAGGATCAGTTAATTAAAGCGTCGCCAATAGATATAAGAACAACCGGAACTTTTAAATCATCGACTCCGtccaataaagaaaatatagcaGATCTAAGTTGTAAAATGTTGTCGCCCGTCAAGTCATCTATGACCAATGATGAACTTTATGCTGTTATACataaaagcaaaaagaaactTAATATACGGGAAACTCCAGAAAGAGCAGAGTCTCCTGCTTTGTCTACGATAAGTTTATCCCCAGTTAATTCTGAATCATCCTTGTACATTAAAGGCACCCAAAGATATCCTGAAACAGGCTATCTCGGCGATCCGAGGACAAGAATGAGTTGGTCACCTGCAGACAAACAGTCTTACCCAATCACACCAGGATATGGTTTTGGAACCCAGAAGCAAGAAACAACGTGCGCTGACAGATATGGGCCGATAGCACAAACTTCGCGACTAGATTTCAAAAAACTTTTGTTGCAGCATAGTGTTAAACTCAACACGTTGCAGCCTCAAAACAAGTCTACAAAACTTTCGGCGGTAGAACAACTTAAACTGTCCAAGGAAAAGCCTCAAAACCAATCCATACAAATCGCAAATAGGTCACAAATTAATATTCTAGATCTTAGTGGTTCTCCAAAAACATATACATCTCGAAAAGTTATGAAACCTAATGTTCAGCCAGCTTCACCAGGAAGATCAGGTGCACTAATAAAGGATCATAAAAATgcaccaaaaatattattgtcaccCAAATCACAATGGAGGTTTTCCAGCCCTAGATCTGATGTTTTATCCACCCCTATACCTGAAGCTTACAATGAAGACGAAAACTCTAATAGTTCCGGTGAGAGAAATGACATTTCTGTTACCAGCCCACCGCCTAAAACAGTTCCTATTGTGACTAATCAACATTTTGGAGCGCGAAGAAACTTGATACCGATTAATGAAAGTAATTTAGAAATGTTAAATGAGTTTCCAGAATCTGTAGACCAAGGAGTATTCCCATTAAACTCCGATTTTAACAAATCGCATGGGCTATCAAGGACTGAAATAATGCAAGCAAAGCGAGCTGAATTCTTCAACAGCCCTCCCGATCAGTCGCCCCCGAAATTAACTTCTTTCAAAAGTCCATCCTCGGGTCCGTCTAACGTTAGAAGTAAAATCTCACCAGAGAAAGGAAAAGTCTCACCCACCACGTTAGAAACTGCATTATAA